One genomic region from Indicator indicator isolate 239-I01 chromosome 7, UM_Iind_1.1, whole genome shotgun sequence encodes:
- the RPP30 gene encoding ribonuclease P protein subunit p30 encodes MAGFADLNLPQGLDKKSLQSLLEAAAHLGYSAVALNHVIDFKEKKQEIVKPVSLSELFPSLPIVQGTSKRIKVLTRLTLVVSDPSHCNILRSTSVNIRLFDIIAVFPKTEKLFHIACTTLDVDLVCINVTEKLPFYFRRPPVNMAIDRGIYFELLYTPAIKDSTMRRYTVSNALSLMQICKGKNIVISSAAERPLELRGPYDVANLGLLFGLSESEAKAAVSTNCRATILHGETRKSACGVVYTVKKPRKVEEEETTLPAFKKAKTQA; translated from the exons ATGGCCGGTTTCGCCGATCTGAACCTCCCGCAGGGGCTGGACAAGAAGTCCTTACAGAGCTTGCTAGAGGCTGCAGCGCACT tGGGATATTCTGCAGTTGCTCTTAATCATGTCAttgattttaaagaaaagaaacag GAAATTGTCAAGCCAGTATCTCTTTCAGAGTTGTTTCCATCTTTGCCTATTGTACAA GGGACATCTAAGAGAATTAAAGTACTAACCCGGCTAACACTTGTTGTTTCTGATCCTTCCCACTGTAATATCTTA AGGTCAACATCTGTAAATATAAGGTTGTTTGACATCATAGCAGTATTTCCAAAGACTGAGAAACTGTTCCAT ATTGCTTGCACAACCCTAGATGTGGACCTGGTATGCATAAATGTAACAGAAAAGCTGCCATTCTACTTCCGAAGGCCCCCTGTGAATATG GCAATAGACCGAGGCATTTACTTTGAACTTCTTTACACGCCTGCCATCAAAGACTCCACAATGAGAAGATACACAGTTTCAAATGCACTCAGCCTGATGCAGATCTGCAAAGGGAAG aacaTTGTTATATCTAGTGCAGCTGAAAGG ccTCTAGAACTACGAGGTCCTTACGATGTGGCTAATCT AGGTTTGCTGTTTGGCCTGTCAGAAAGCGAAGCCAAGGCAGCTGTGTCTACCAACTGCAGAGCCACCATACTTCATGGAG AAACTCGGAAGAGTGCCTGTGGGGTTGTGTACACAGTGAAGAAGCCTCGTAAAgttgaggaggaagaaacaaCACTGCCAGCCTTCAAAAAAGCTAAAACTCAAGCTTGA